From a single Nicotiana tomentosiformis chromosome 2, ASM39032v3, whole genome shotgun sequence genomic region:
- the LOC104109691 gene encoding nicotinate N-methyltransferase 1: protein MGNGNCEASNNNNNARLAIMELANMISVPMSLNAIVRLKVADAIWEGGSNAPLSPTEILSKIRASEGGGGGGGGDAENLQRILRMLTSYDVFAEHIVDDGSQRRYSLTEVGKTLVTDENGLSYGSYVLQHHQDALMSAWTMVDEAVNDSSTEPFAKANGEPAYNYYGKRPEMNNLMLNAMSGVSVPFMKAILESYEGFQGVKILVDVGGSGGDCLKMILEKHQSIQLGINFDLPEVVGKAPKIPRINHIGGDMFKYVPKGDAIFMKWVLTTWTDDECKQIMKSCYNALPEKGKLIACEPVLPHHTDDSKRTRALLEGDIFVMTIYRAKGKHRTEDEYRQLGRSAGFADCRGFYIDHFFTILEFQKL, encoded by the exons ATGGGAAATGGAAATTGCGAAGCtagcaataataacaataatgcaAGGTTGGCTATAATGGAATTAGCCAATATGATAAGTGTACCTATGTCTCTAAATGCCATTGTTAGGCTTAAAGTAGCTGATGCTATTTGGGAAGGTGGATCGAACGCGCCACTCTCTCCAACCGAAATTCTCTCTAAAATCCGAGCTTCCGAAGGCGGCGGTGGTGGCGGTGGTGGTGACGCTGAGAATCTTCAGAGGATTTTACGCATGCTCACGAGCTATGATGTATTTGCTGAGCACATAGTTGATGACGGCTCTCAAAGAAG aTATTCGTTGACAGAGGTGGGCAAAACCCTAGTCACAGACGAGAACGGCTTATCCTACGGCTCCTATGTTCTCCAGCACCACCAAGATGCTTTAATGAGTGCGTGGACGATGGTTGATGAGGCCGTCAACGATTCGTCCACTGAGCCATTTGCGAAGGCAAATGGTGAACCAGCTTACAATTACTACGGAAAAAGACCAGAAATGAATAACCTAATGTTAAATGCAATGTCTGGAGTTTCTGTGCCATTTATGAAGGCAATTTTAGAGAGTTATGAAGGGTTTCAAGGAGTGAAAATATTGGTTGACGTTGGGGGAAGTGGTGGAGATTGCTTGAAAATGATTTTAGAGAAACATCAAAGTATTCAACTAGGAATTAACTTCGATTTGCCTGAGGTTGTTGGAAAAGCTCCCAAAATTCCTC GTATAAATCATATTGGTGGTGACATGTTCAAATACGTACCAAAGGGCGACGCTATTTTCATGAAG TGGGTGCTAACAACATGGACTGACGATGAATGCAAGCAAATAATGAAGAGTTGCTATAACGCACTTCCTGAGAAAGGGAAATTGATTGCTTGTGAGCCAGTTTTGCCACACCATACTGATGATAGCAAGAGAACTCGAGCACTTCTTGAAGGTGACATCTTTGTCATGACTATCTACCGTGCCAAAGGTAAGCACCGCACTGAAGATGAATATCGGCAGCTCGGCCGATCGGCCGGTTTCGCCGATTGCCGAGGTTTCTACATCGATCATTTCTTCACCATTCTTGAATTTCAAAAGTTATAA